From the genome of Virgibacillus siamensis, one region includes:
- the coxB gene encoding cytochrome c oxidase subunit II, whose product MKGWMGKSRIFFLLSMLALLLAGCGKENLTALKPKGYGAETSMDLILLTTVIMLFVFAVVVLVYVTVLVRFRKKKGQKDFIPKQVEGNKTLETIWTVIPIILLLIIAVPTVIATFDLADNTKAKDHLNVEVTGNQYWWHFNYKGQKIQTSQDLYIPVGEKVYLNMKSSDVIHSFWVPSISGKMDVNPANENTMYIKAFEEGVYYGKCAELCGPSHSLMDFKVIAVSKDEFNQWVKDMKNVDPKAKPESKVAQEGQQLFQQNNCMGCHAIGSSPAQVAPNLTNFGDRSQIAGILDPTKENLVKWIMDPESVKPGNKMTGKYPDVSKEEASKIAEYLMQLQPSEITPEDAKEK is encoded by the coding sequence AAGCCAAAAGGGTATGGTGCTGAAACTTCAATGGATTTAATTCTTTTAACCACTGTAATCATGTTATTCGTTTTTGCAGTTGTTGTATTGGTTTACGTCACCGTATTAGTGCGTTTCCGCAAGAAGAAGGGTCAAAAAGATTTCATTCCTAAACAGGTGGAAGGAAATAAAACACTGGAAACAATCTGGACTGTTATTCCAATCATTCTGCTGCTTATTATTGCAGTACCGACTGTTATTGCCACGTTTGATCTTGCAGATAATACGAAAGCAAAAGATCATCTGAATGTGGAAGTAACCGGCAACCAATATTGGTGGCACTTTAATTACAAGGGACAAAAGATTCAAACCAGTCAGGATTTATATATTCCGGTTGGTGAAAAAGTTTATTTGAACATGAAATCTTCAGATGTTATTCACTCTTTCTGGGTTCCGTCAATTTCAGGTAAAATGGACGTTAACCCTGCCAATGAAAATACAATGTATATTAAAGCATTTGAAGAAGGCGTCTATTACGGTAAATGTGCCGAGCTTTGCGGACCTTCACACTCACTGATGGACTTTAAGGTTATTGCAGTCAGTAAAGATGAATTCAATCAATGGGTTAAGGATATGAAGAATGTAGATCCGAAAGCAAAACCTGAGAGTAAAGTAGCTCAGGAAGGGCAGCAGCTGTTCCAGCAAAATAACTGTATGGGATGTCATGCGATTGGATCGTCACCAGCTCAAGTTGCACCTAACCTGACAAACTTTGGAGACCGTTCACAAATCGCAGGTATTTTAGACCCAACGAAAGAAAATCTGGTGAAATGGATCATGGATCCGGAGTCTGTTAAACCAGGCAATAAAATGACCGGTAAATATCCAGATGTATCAAAAGAAGAAGCAAGCAAGATTGCCGAGTATTTAATGCAGCTTCAACCATCTGAAATTACACCGGAAGATGCTAAAGAAAAGTAA
- the ctaD gene encoding cytochrome c oxidase subunit I produces the protein MSTAVTQKRSFGAVLWDYLTTVDHKKIAHLYLFGGGLFFILGGLEAMVIRIQLMQPENDFVSAGLYNEMITMHGTTMIFLAAMPLILGLMNAAVPLQIGARDVAFPFLNALGFWLFFFGGLILNCSWFLGGAPDAGWTSYAPLSTTSPGHGVDFYVIGLQIAGAGTLIGGINFLVTVINMRAPGMTYMRMPLFTWSTFITSVLILFAFPALTIGLFLLMFDRMFGSAFFDVSLGGNAIIWEHLFWIFGHPEVYILILPLFGVFSDLFSTFAKKRLFGYTAMVFATMLIAFLGFMVWAHHMFTVGLGPVANSIFAIATMAIAVPTGIKIFNWLATMWGGQIKINSAMLWALGFIPTFTIGGMTGVMVASVVADYQYHDTYFVVAHFHYVIVGGTIFGIFAGLHYWWPKMFGRILNEKLGYLTFWTFFIGFHLTFFIQHFLGLMGMPRRYWVYQIGSGLDTGNLISTIGAFFMAFAVIVFFYNIVYTAVKGEKAVDDPWDGRTLEWATASPPVHYNFKQVPLVRGLDPLWVEKTEGKGTMTPAEPVGDIHMPNGSFLPFLMSLGLFVAGFGFIYHMDHSWAYILLFGGMATLLGCMLTRSLKDDHGYHIPKEELEREAD, from the coding sequence GTGAGTACAGCAGTTACTCAGAAAAGAAGCTTCGGTGCTGTGTTATGGGACTATTTGACAACTGTCGATCATAAGAAAATAGCACACCTTTACCTTTTCGGCGGTGGATTATTCTTTATCCTAGGCGGATTGGAAGCAATGGTTATTCGTATACAGCTGATGCAGCCTGAAAACGATTTCGTCAGCGCGGGACTGTATAACGAGATGATAACTATGCATGGTACAACAATGATCTTTCTGGCAGCGATGCCGTTGATCCTTGGATTGATGAATGCCGCCGTTCCATTGCAAATAGGGGCGCGTGACGTTGCGTTTCCATTTTTGAATGCATTGGGATTTTGGCTGTTTTTCTTTGGGGGACTTATTCTAAACTGCAGTTGGTTTTTAGGTGGAGCACCAGATGCAGGTTGGACTTCGTATGCACCACTATCGACGACATCACCCGGACATGGGGTGGACTTTTATGTCATCGGTCTGCAAATAGCCGGTGCCGGGACATTGATTGGTGGTATTAACTTCCTGGTAACCGTTATTAATATGCGTGCACCCGGTATGACATATATGAGAATGCCATTATTCACTTGGTCAACATTTATTACAAGCGTACTGATTTTATTCGCATTTCCTGCATTAACAATCGGTTTGTTCCTGCTAATGTTTGACCGGATGTTCGGATCGGCATTTTTCGATGTTTCACTTGGTGGTAATGCCATAATTTGGGAGCATTTATTCTGGATTTTCGGCCACCCGGAAGTTTATATCCTAATCCTTCCATTATTTGGTGTATTTAGTGATTTATTTTCAACTTTTGCGAAGAAACGTTTGTTTGGTTATACAGCAATGGTTTTTGCTACAATGCTGATTGCATTTCTAGGCTTCATGGTTTGGGCTCACCATATGTTTACAGTTGGTCTCGGACCGGTAGCAAACTCTATTTTTGCAATCGCAACAATGGCAATTGCAGTGCCGACAGGTATCAAAATTTTCAACTGGCTTGCAACCATGTGGGGCGGCCAAATTAAAATTAATTCAGCAATGCTCTGGGCACTCGGATTTATTCCGACATTTACCATTGGTGGTATGACCGGGGTAATGGTCGCATCTGTTGTTGCCGACTATCAGTATCATGATACGTATTTCGTAGTAGCGCATTTCCACTATGTAATTGTCGGTGGTACCATCTTTGGTATTTTTGCGGGTCTGCATTACTGGTGGCCAAAAATGTTCGGTCGCATCCTTAATGAGAAATTGGGTTATTTAACCTTCTGGACATTCTTTATTGGTTTCCATTTGACATTCTTCATTCAGCACTTTCTTGGGCTGATGGGAATGCCACGCCGTTATTGGGTATATCAAATTGGATCCGGACTTGACACCGGTAACCTGATAAGTACGATTGGTGCCTTCTTTATGGCTTTTGCTGTAATTGTATTCTTTTACAACATCGTTTACACTGCTGTAAAAGGAGAAAAGGCTGTTGATGATCCGTGGGATGGACGTACACTTGAATGGGCCACCGCATCACCACCGGTCCATTATAACTTTAAGCAAGTTCCGTTAGTTCGCGGATTGGACCCGCTTTGGGTTGAAAAAACGGAAGGTAAAGGGACTATGACCCCTGCAGAACCAGTAGGCGATATTCATATGCCAAACGGTTCATTCCTGCCATTCCTGATGAGTCTTGGCTTGTTCGTTGCAGGCTTTGGATTTATTTACCATATGGATCACAGCTGGGCATACATATTGTTGTTCGGCGGTATGGCAACATTGCTTGGCTGTATGCTGACCAGATCATTGAAAGATGATCACGGCTACCATATCCCTAAAGAAGAACTTGAAAGGGAGGCTGACTAA
- a CDS encoding cytochrome (ubi)quinol oxidase subunit III, protein MSDHSLNPEVMPHEPEKATLEGKNKFLGFWFFLGGETVLFACLFGTYIALRNSAAGGPTESELFGLELVFLMTILLLTSSLTSVYAVYHMKNNSFNKMQLWLGITALLGFGFLACELYEFTHYIHEYGFTFRSSAFGSAFYALVGFHGGHVTFGLCWLISLMIRNAKRGLNLYNAPKFYTFSLYWHFIDVVWVFIFTVVYLMGKVG, encoded by the coding sequence ATGAGTGATCATTCCTTAAATCCGGAAGTAATGCCGCATGAACCGGAAAAAGCCACCCTTGAAGGCAAAAATAAATTTCTCGGCTTTTGGTTCTTCCTAGGCGGTGAAACTGTTCTTTTTGCTTGTCTGTTTGGAACGTACATTGCATTACGTAATTCAGCAGCGGGCGGACCAACGGAAAGTGAACTGTTCGGTCTGGAACTTGTCTTCTTGATGACGATTCTTCTGCTGACAAGTTCATTAACAAGTGTATATGCGGTTTACCATATGAAAAACAACTCGTTTAATAAGATGCAGCTTTGGCTGGGAATTACGGCCTTACTTGGCTTTGGATTTCTTGCATGTGAACTGTATGAATTTACACATTACATCCATGAATATGGATTTACATTCCGGTCATCAGCATTTGGCTCTGCATTTTATGCACTCGTTGGATTTCATGGCGGGCACGTGACATTTGGTCTTTGCTGGTTAATTTCGCTGATGATTCGAAATGCCAAACGCGGTTTGAATCTGTATAATGCGCCTAAATTCTACACATTTAGTCTTTACTGGCACTTTATTGACGTAGTATGGGTGTTTATTTTCACAGTAGTTTACCTGATGGGAAAGGTGGGTTAA
- the ctaF gene encoding cytochrome c oxidase subunit IVB, with protein MSENSNSNQINPFQKEKNKEEMKKQLITFALMIIFTLIAFGIVISEAMDKMFVIPVLIILAVIQVGFQFYYFMHMKDKDHEIPSILIYGGIWAAILTLTGLGVITWW; from the coding sequence ATGTCGGAGAACTCAAACTCTAATCAGATTAATCCATTTCAAAAAGAAAAAAATAAAGAAGAAATGAAAAAACAACTGATTACTTTTGCTTTAATGATTATCTTCACGTTGATTGCATTTGGGATTGTAATCAGTGAAGCGATGGATAAAATGTTTGTCATACCTGTATTGATTATTCTTGCGGTAATCCAGGTAGGCTTCCAATTTTATTATTTCATGCATATGAAAGATAAAGATCATGAAATTCCGTCAATCCTAATCTACGGTGGTATTTGGGCAGCAATTCTGACCCTTACAGGATTGGGTGTCATTACTTGGTGGTAA
- the ctaG gene encoding cytochrome c oxidase assembly factor CtaG encodes MWLEIQIFGFRALWSPFYFLFVLGLALLYFLVTGPYRHKFGGGEKPTGKQKFFFYAAMVLLYAVKGAPVDLLSHIMLTAHMIQMAIYYLIFPIFIIKGIPKWIWEKIVYKPVVKPIISFLSKPLISLLLFNTLFSLYHMPGIFDFAKSSQVAHTSISLIILVAAFIVWWPIMSPLKEFDKLSPLAKIFYIFANGVLITPACVLIIFADVPVYAAYSQDGAWIQAMSLCVPNGVLQNITYSISGPEMFSPMTTLEDQQLGGIIMKLMQEITYGTMLGKIFFGWFNRESLRVDPIPTTNSSDY; translated from the coding sequence ATGTGGTTGGAAATACAAATTTTCGGATTCCGTGCTTTATGGAGCCCTTTTTATTTTTTGTTTGTTTTGGGATTAGCATTGCTATATTTTCTTGTTACTGGACCGTATCGGCATAAATTCGGAGGTGGGGAGAAGCCTACCGGTAAACAAAAGTTTTTCTTTTATGCTGCAATGGTCTTATTGTATGCTGTCAAGGGTGCTCCAGTTGATCTTTTGTCACATATCATGCTGACAGCACACATGATTCAAATGGCTATCTACTACTTAATATTTCCGATTTTTATTATTAAAGGTATTCCGAAATGGATATGGGAAAAGATTGTTTATAAACCAGTAGTGAAGCCAATCATTTCATTTTTATCCAAGCCATTGATTTCACTTTTATTGTTTAATACATTATTTTCGTTGTATCACATGCCTGGGATCTTTGATTTTGCGAAATCATCACAGGTAGCACATACAAGTATTTCATTGATAATTTTAGTTGCAGCCTTTATTGTCTGGTGGCCGATTATGTCACCGTTGAAGGAGTTCGATAAGCTGTCACCACTTGCCAAAATATTTTACATCTTTGCTAATGGTGTCCTGATCACACCTGCCTGTGTATTGATCATCTTTGCGGATGTACCGGTCTATGCAGCATATTCACAGGATGGAGCTTGGATACAGGCGATGTCATTGTGTGTACCAAACGGTGTTCTGCAAAATATAACATACAGTATTTCAGGACCGGAGATGTTCTCTCCAATGACGACATTGGAGGATCAGCAACTGGGTGGAATTATTATGAAACTGATGCAGGAAATTACGTATGGAACTATGCTTGGAAAAATATTCTTTGGATGGTTTAATCGGGAGAGTTTACGGGTTGATCCAATCCCAACAACGAATTCAAGTGATTATTAA
- a CDS encoding DUF420 domain-containing protein, which yields MPFLPTISTFFIILSAILVAFGWRFILKDKPKAHKKTMIAAAISALLFFIIYVSRTAFIGNTSFGGPESIEIYYTIFLIFHIFLATTGAIFGVVTITLAFKRKIKIHRKIGPVTSIIWFFSALTGVMVYLLLYIIYDGGTTTSMLKAILGG from the coding sequence ATGCCATTTCTACCGACAATCAGTACGTTTTTTATTATTTTAAGTGCCATCCTGGTAGCTTTCGGATGGAGGTTTATATTGAAAGATAAACCGAAAGCACATAAAAAAACAATGATTGCCGCTGCAATCAGTGCATTGCTTTTCTTTATTATTTATGTTTCAAGAACAGCTTTCATAGGGAATACCAGTTTTGGCGGGCCTGAAAGTATCGAAATTTATTATACCATTTTCCTGATATTCCACATTTTTTTAGCTACAACCGGTGCTATTTTTGGTGTGGTTACGATAACTTTGGCATTCAAACGCAAAATTAAGATTCATCGAAAAATCGGCCCTGTTACCAGTATTATCTGGTTCTTCAGTGCATTAACCGGTGTCATGGTTTATTTACTGCTGTATATTATTTATGATGGTGGAACAACGACAAGTATGCTAAAAGCCATTTTAGGCGGCTGA
- the ytvI gene encoding sporulation integral membrane protein YtvI, with product MFRSISKRQWTLIFFTLLFILFCYFILPISIPLLVALVTALMLNPLVRLFQRKTKISRKTSVIIVFVLFIILVGLTGTFVVTKAVTQVVNFVEEVPVYFQKVNAAYADWEEEVQQYTKNLPPEFIRQVSSSIESNLTSLSNTAKEKITIDNIAQIFSMIPQYLISFLVYLIALFLFMLELPAVKEKMYNMFTKETAEKVTFMNTRLSNVILGFFKAQFLVSIIIFVVSLIGLFFITPEAAIIMSLIIWIIDFIPLIGSIIILGPWSLFMLLAGETATGIQLAILAVILLAIRRTVEPKVMGQHIGLSPLATLIAMFLGVKLIGIAGFILGPLFLIAFKSAKEAGIIRWKFKI from the coding sequence TTGTTCCGATCTATTTCAAAACGCCAATGGACTCTGATTTTTTTCACACTTCTGTTTATTCTATTCTGTTACTTTATATTACCGATTTCAATACCATTGCTAGTTGCTTTAGTCACAGCTTTGATGCTGAATCCACTTGTCCGGCTGTTCCAGCGAAAAACGAAAATAAGCAGGAAGACGTCGGTTATAATTGTATTTGTCCTGTTTATTATTTTAGTCGGACTTACAGGCACATTTGTCGTTACAAAAGCAGTCACACAGGTCGTCAATTTTGTGGAGGAAGTACCTGTCTATTTTCAAAAGGTCAATGCCGCTTATGCTGACTGGGAGGAGGAAGTACAGCAATATACCAAAAATCTTCCACCCGAATTTATCCGTCAGGTCTCCAGCAGTATCGAATCAAACCTTACCTCTTTAAGTAATACAGCCAAAGAAAAGATTACCATTGATAACATTGCTCAGATTTTTTCAATGATTCCGCAGTACCTGATCAGCTTTCTTGTTTACCTGATAGCCTTATTTTTATTTATGCTGGAACTGCCTGCTGTAAAAGAAAAAATGTACAACATGTTTACAAAAGAAACTGCTGAGAAAGTAACCTTCATGAATACCCGCCTTTCCAATGTTATTCTCGGTTTTTTCAAAGCACAATTTCTGGTCAGCATTATTATTTTTGTAGTGTCGCTAATCGGTTTATTCTTCATAACTCCGGAAGCTGCAATCATTATGTCATTAATAATCTGGATCATTGATTTTATCCCATTGATTGGATCCATTATTATACTTGGTCCATGGTCATTATTTATGTTACTTGCCGGAGAAACCGCGACAGGTATCCAACTGGCAATACTAGCTGTAATACTTTTGGCTATCAGAAGAACGGTAGAACCAAAAGTGATGGGCCAGCATATAGGACTTTCTCCGCTCGCAACACTTATTGCGATGTTCTTGGGAGTAAAACTGATTGGAATAGCCGGTTTTATATTAGGTCCATTATTCCTTATTGCGTTTAAATCGGCTAAAGAAGCAGGCATCATCAGATGGAAATTTAAAATTTAA
- a CDS encoding YugN family protein — MRLENTGIEDSIVDIKPLDRLMGKHAFIRAGQWDYERVTYDYKISSKEKNITYYIRIQGYAVEGDVDRGNAVIKLMTPLLGKHYYPHGVEYGEEENFPENLVNRAADLVSKVKKEIEIYTK, encoded by the coding sequence ATGAGACTGGAAAATACAGGTATTGAAGACTCTATTGTTGATATCAAGCCTCTGGATCGGCTGATGGGTAAACACGCGTTCATTCGCGCGGGACAATGGGATTACGAACGTGTCACATATGATTACAAAATAAGTTCAAAGGAAAAAAATATTACATATTACATCCGAATCCAAGGTTATGCTGTTGAAGGTGATGTTGATCGCGGCAATGCAGTGATTAAACTGATGACACCGCTTCTTGGGAAACATTACTACCCGCATGGTGTTGAATATGGCGAAGAGGAAAACTTCCCCGAGAATTTGGTGAACCGTGCTGCTGATTTAGTATCAAAAGTTAAAAAGGAAATTGAAATTTATACAAAATAA
- a CDS encoding CAP domain-containing protein has translation MRFILGLVGLLVIVAGGFYLLDKTPEEAINHTANKLEHKNNLVETKKITEHNPVPLDGDLYQWIGKDTDDLMGKFGKPVRKDMSAYGYVWWVYKKGNKQYVQFGVEDNKVMTIYAIGDNLSLEPIHLGQKYKGVKKTLDFSDEVTYSSGLSSYTFKLKNRELESRPLAKLTDQIFMQCYMDTFTNKLSSVRIATGEVLLEHRPYAMEYRGKLPAKPDLSKSVWDKVENGMEKQIFDITNVMRSTHGKSSLKWNKEISKVAFKHSKDMAVNNYFSHYSKNGAGLKERLASQEVYYRAAGENIAAKYPDAPSAMNGWLNSKGHREALLNDGYTHLGAGVYHFYYTQNFLQLPR, from the coding sequence ATGCGATTTATACTTGGACTGGTTGGGCTGCTGGTTATTGTGGCGGGAGGATTTTATCTTCTGGATAAAACACCCGAGGAGGCAATCAACCATACAGCCAATAAGCTGGAGCATAAGAATAATTTAGTGGAAACAAAGAAAATAACGGAACATAATCCAGTTCCGCTTGATGGGGATCTCTATCAGTGGATTGGAAAAGATACGGATGATTTAATGGGGAAGTTTGGCAAACCCGTCCGTAAAGATATGAGTGCGTATGGCTATGTATGGTGGGTTTATAAAAAGGGGAATAAGCAATACGTTCAGTTTGGTGTAGAAGACAATAAAGTGATGACAATTTATGCAATCGGGGATAATCTTTCGCTTGAACCGATTCACCTTGGCCAGAAGTACAAAGGTGTTAAAAAAACATTGGATTTTTCAGACGAGGTGACGTATAGTTCCGGTTTATCTTCATATACATTTAAACTGAAAAATCGGGAATTGGAATCACGACCACTGGCAAAGTTAACGGATCAAATCTTTATGCAGTGTTATATGGATACATTTACAAATAAACTTTCCTCTGTTCGTATCGCAACAGGTGAAGTATTATTGGAGCATCGCCCGTACGCAATGGAATATCGCGGGAAATTGCCGGCGAAACCGGACTTGTCCAAGTCTGTTTGGGATAAGGTGGAAAACGGCATGGAAAAACAAATATTTGATATAACGAATGTCATGCGATCAACCCATGGGAAATCATCATTAAAATGGAATAAGGAAATCAGCAAGGTTGCATTTAAGCATAGTAAAGATATGGCGGTGAACAATTACTTTTCCCATTACAGCAAAAATGGTGCGGGGTTAAAAGAACGTCTTGCTTCCCAGGAAGTATATTACCGGGCAGCAGGAGAAAACATTGCAGCAAAGTATCCTGACGCTCCATCAGCTATGAATGGATGGCTGAACAGTAAAGGACATCGGGAGGCACTGCTGAATGATGGCTATACGCATCTTGGTGCAGGCGTATACCACTTCTATTACACCCAAAACTTTTTGCAATTACCTCGATAA
- a CDS encoding YlbD family protein produces the protein MHDVDLDPSVKEFKTFMNNHPKLIEEVRRNGREWQEYYEKWALLDEDDPFWDEYKERNRTGGKHPEFFSKMMDMTEKMDAEKVQKQVKQLNQTISIIQEMLGKVQNNRKPTQPFGNINNPFNWNRD, from the coding sequence ATGCATGATGTAGATCTGGATCCGTCAGTTAAGGAATTCAAAACGTTTATGAATAACCATCCCAAACTAATTGAAGAAGTAAGAAGAAATGGGCGGGAATGGCAGGAATATTATGAAAAATGGGCATTGCTGGATGAAGATGATCCATTTTGGGATGAATATAAGGAAAGAAACAGAACAGGTGGAAAACACCCTGAGTTCTTCAGTAAGATGATGGATATGACCGAGAAAATGGACGCTGAAAAAGTTCAAAAGCAAGTAAAGCAATTAAATCAAACCATTTCAATCATCCAGGAGATGCTGGGAAAGGTACAAAATAACCGAAAACCGACACAGCCTTTCGGAAACATAAATAATCCGTTTAACTGGAACAGGGATTAG
- a CDS encoding YlbE-like family protein: protein MQRNTYKALYENPSYINFVRQNPIWYRYLTREPDCIREIEREAKVYYGKTLPQRVEKFGNHLQMIHLFAQLAGSIKD, encoded by the coding sequence ATGCAGCGAAATACGTACAAAGCACTTTATGAAAATCCATCCTATATTAATTTTGTAAGGCAGAATCCAATTTGGTACCGATATCTGACAAGGGAGCCGGACTGTATCCGGGAAATTGAAAGGGAAGCTAAGGTTTATTATGGCAAGACTCTTCCGCAGCGGGTTGAAAAGTTTGGTAATCATTTGCAGATGATTCATCTGTTTGCGCAACTCGCGGGCAGCATAAAGGATTAG
- a CDS encoding YlbF family regulator: MIGTMEYVDILDYSESLGKMILNSETAEAYNDSRNALIEDEEAQRLIASFNDIKGHYEDVQRFGRYHPDYNEIMKKVRTAKREMDMNDKVAAFKIAERNLQKLLDEVSSYVALSVSEDIKAPKDGAALVHGGCGSGGKCGCKAS; this comes from the coding sequence ATGATTGGTACGATGGAGTATGTGGATATTCTTGATTATTCTGAGTCGTTGGGAAAGATGATACTGAATTCAGAAACAGCGGAAGCCTACAATGACTCCCGGAACGCTTTAATAGAAGATGAGGAAGCACAGCGGCTTATTGCATCTTTTAATGATATAAAGGGTCACTATGAGGATGTGCAGCGATTTGGCAGATACCACCCTGATTATAATGAAATTATGAAGAAAGTACGCACAGCCAAACGTGAAATGGATATGAATGATAAAGTAGCAGCATTCAAAATTGCTGAACGCAACCTGCAAAAGCTTCTTGATGAAGTCAGCAGCTATGTCGCGTTAAGTGTCAGTGAAGATATAAAAGCGCCTAAAGATGGTGCAGCACTTGTACATGGAGGATGCGGCAGCGGGGGTAAATGCGGATGCAAAGCTTCATAA
- a CDS encoding YlbG family protein, with product MRSNRQGLIVWFQHMKNLKHIKRYGHMIYASKKLKYAVLYVDQDQLEDVENKLLKHSFVSKVDQSQKPFVRTDYENAKPDKAKQYDYKMGI from the coding sequence ATGAGATCGAATCGTCAAGGTTTAATCGTCTGGTTTCAACATATGAAAAACTTGAAACATATAAAACGATACGGGCATATGATTTATGCATCCAAAAAATTAAAATATGCTGTTCTGTATGTGGACCAGGATCAACTGGAAGATGTTGAGAACAAATTATTAAAGCATTCGTTCGTGTCCAAAGTAGATCAGTCACAGAAACCTTTTGTCCGGACAGATTATGAAAATGCCAAACCGGATAAGGCAAAACAATACGATTATAAAATGGGAATATAA
- the rsmD gene encoding 16S rRNA (guanine(966)-N(2))-methyltransferase RsmD, which translates to MRIIAGTCKGRQLQPVTGKSTRPTTDKVKEAVFQMIGPFFNGGNCLDLFAGSGSLGLEALSRGMAHGVFVDKHPKAIHTIHGNVKTLNMEEKTEIFRADAFRALQAASKRNLQFDLVFLDPPYGKVNYEKLLEKIDGLQLLTKNGMIYCEHDTSEQLAPEIGNFSIMKHADYGGTIGVTIYKRKEGRDRY; encoded by the coding sequence ATGCGGATAATAGCAGGAACATGTAAAGGCAGACAACTTCAGCCAGTAACGGGAAAGTCAACCCGGCCTACCACAGATAAGGTAAAAGAAGCAGTGTTTCAGATGATTGGACCATTTTTTAATGGTGGAAACTGTTTGGATCTTTTCGCTGGAAGTGGTTCCTTGGGATTGGAAGCGCTGAGTCGCGGGATGGCTCACGGGGTGTTTGTGGATAAACATCCAAAAGCAATACATACAATTCATGGTAATGTAAAAACATTAAACATGGAAGAAAAAACGGAAATATTTCGTGCGGATGCTTTTCGTGCATTACAAGCTGCATCAAAAAGAAACCTGCAATTTGATTTGGTTTTTCTTGATCCGCCTTATGGGAAAGTAAATTATGAAAAATTACTTGAAAAAATTGACGGTTTGCAGCTTTTGACGAAAAATGGCATGATTTATTGTGAACATGATACATCGGAACAGCTCGCACCGGAAATCGGGAACTTTTCAATTATGAAACATGCTGATTATGGCGGTACGATAGGCGTTACCATCTATAAGAGAAAAGAAGGGAGAGATCGCTATTGA
- the coaD gene encoding pantetheine-phosphate adenylyltransferase — protein sequence MTRLAICPGSFDPVTYGHLDIIERGASIFDHVIVVVFNNQSKAPLFTVEERLELLKQSTGHLLNVSVDSSSELLIDYATQKNAQAVLRGLRAVSDFEYEMQITSMNRKLNENIETLFMMTNNQYSFLSSSIVKEVAKYKANVSDLVPKPVEEALNRKY from the coding sequence TTGACAAGGCTGGCAATTTGTCCGGGAAGTTTTGATCCTGTTACATATGGACATTTGGATATTATTGAGCGGGGGGCAAGCATTTTTGATCATGTGATTGTTGTTGTTTTTAATAATCAGTCCAAGGCACCATTATTCACTGTTGAGGAAAGGCTGGAATTACTGAAACAATCGACTGGGCATTTATTGAACGTTTCAGTTGATTCATCCAGTGAGCTGTTAATTGACTATGCAACACAAAAAAACGCGCAAGCAGTTCTGCGTGGATTACGGGCAGTGAGTGACTTTGAATACGAAATGCAAATTACTTCGATGAACAGGAAACTGAATGAAAATATTGAGACATTGTTTATGATGACAAATAATCAATATTCATTCTTAAGTTCAAGCATTGTGAAAGAAGTAGCTAAATATAAAGCAAACGTGTCAGATTTAGTGCCGAAGCCAGTGGAAGAAGCGCTGAACAGAAAATATTAA